CACAGTTAGGTATTTCTCAAGAAACCGGTATCAAACAGTTGCTTACGGATCGCCCACGCTTGGAACGACGACATATTCCGTTTCCGACACGTCGAATGGTACGATACTGGTGTCGACGTTGTTCGGCAATACAAACGTGTCCGAGTTGTCCGCAAATTTAGCCACTATCGTGATTGCATTGAACGTGACCGCTTCATCGTAGGCTTCGTTCGCACCGAACCTTTGCGAGCAGTCGCTATAGTTGGTGGAAGAGCAGGCGAATATGGCACACGTCGTAATGTGGCCATCGGCAAACCCATCAAACGTACGACCTGCATCATACGCAGCTAGCTTGTAGCGATAGTACCTCTGCAAAAGGGAAGCAAGCagggtgaaataaaaaaacggcatTGAAACCCATTCTTAATCACCGCATTCGGTTGATAACACAAAAAGTGATTGATACCGTGTTTTGTAGATTCGGTTTCACGCTATAGTTGATGGTAAAGTTGCAGCAATGGCTTTGATAACAAACGCGCTCCTCTAGCTGCGCGTTCGACGTCATCGGAAGATCCTTCGTAGTATATTTATCGATCTGGTCCCGTTTGAGCACCAGTTTCGCCATCTGGGCCGGTGTACCTTTCGGTTCCGGTTTCTTGTTGATGGCCGCATTGGGGAAATTCATTTTCGGGACCTGAGTAACGTACAGTTTACtgcaaagcgaacgaaaatattgttaaaatggTCCCGTTCTCCGTCACCCTGCAATGGTACAAAGCGAAGCCATACGTTTGTGGTTCGTGATTCATGACGGTCGTGATCGCACCACGCCGACCGGCATAAACACCCGTACCGGTACTGCCAACGCCGGGGAAACTCGCACCAGCCGCCAGCAGATTCACATTGTTCGAAAATGCCCATCCTTGCTGTATCTGGGACGCCGTTAGGAAGGGCAGCTCCGAGAACCACATCGTCGGGAAGATGAAATCCGTAATGCCCAACCGCACCAGTTCGAGGGCGGGTTCGTTGAACATCAGGTCGAAGCAGATAAAGTGCCCAAACCGTACGCCAAAATCCGTGTCGAAGTTCGCCATCTCCGGATAGGTGGTCGTGTTTATGCCAGCCTCACCGAACAGATTAAACTTACGGTAGCGCGACACGACCACACCCTCCCGGTCGAAGGCAACGTTCGTGTTGAAGTGATACAACCCATCCGGACTGCAGGGCCGCGTATCGGACTGCTCCGGACAATGCGCCTTCTCGGTCAGATTAATCACGATGTACTTCTTGCGGTTACGGGCCGCACAGGAGATGTCACGTACAACCCGCTCGTACTGCAGGTTGTTGCACGGTGCGATATAATCCCGCGGATGCGGTACAAAGGACGCAGTTCCGTAGCCGTTAAGTGTACCCTCGGGAAATACGATCACATCGGTAACGTTTGCTTCGCCCGAATCGATAATGGTGAGATACTGCGCCAGTCGATTGGCAGTGCTGGCTTCAGCCGTTTCGCCCGACACTGGGGCGGAACTGAACTCTACCACACCGGCCCAGTAGTGTGGATCTCCTGGTGTGGAGGCCTGCAATGCGATCAAAGCGAACGTGTGAGGCGCCATTCGCAGATGGTGATCGTAAACGCTTACCTGCTGTTTGCTCGGTGCCACataaagcagcagcagcaaaacgcaaaaccgaACCGGTGGTTTGTGCATGGCGAGTGTATCTGCTTAAAATGCTCGTTACGCTAACGACCTTCGGTAGTTGCGCGTCGAACCTGAACTGACGACAGTTGGCTGTCATCGGAATCGGTCTCCTATCCGCCAATACCGGCGGAGATACGGCGCGATAACTCCAGCTAGTGGCAGCTGTTAGCGCCATTGCATGCAACGCTGTTGATAGCACAAGTACACTCAGTGCATATCATTCTGGTGTGTAAGTGTAAGCGGCAAGCGACGTGAATTAACAGTAACGAACAAATAAAAGCATACAGTCGCAAGGCACCATAAGTAAAAAGCAATAATCTGTTGACCATGTCACGtgtttgctgcaaaacttGACGGTTTTTTAAGATTTTCAAAGGAATTTtggagaacaaaaaagggtactgtaagaaaaaaagattaattgtTGCTTAAAGTCACCCACATAGTCATAACTACAATGTATTGCAAGTGGACTTTGGTCCGAACCGTCTTTGCCGTCTTATCTCGCACTGATGAAATTGTCATAcgatggaagaaaattgtCAGGCTGATCACGTTTCAACCAGATGCTGTTAGCTATACCGATTCATATGCAAAAATATCACTTCCGCATATCATCTACATGATACTTAATTACGTTTGCTCGTTTGGACAATGGTtaaggattaaaaaaaattacatactTGTTGACAACACCGCTCTTTCGGTGGTGTATGTTTATCAACCGACACTGCCAAATACTGCAATCCATTGTTATCATTGCTTTGGCCGATGGCTTTTGTACAGGTTGTTGTGCAGGCTTACAGAAAATCTTGCGTTTGATAATAAAATCCCGTATCTTACACCTGATAACAGCCTGTGTTTACAGTATGTTTGTCATCAATTGTTCGTAACAACCGCAACCGCGATATATTTCACAACAATCGATTTACAAACTCTATACAATGTTTTGGGGTGATGACTTAGTGCCTTAGTGCACGGTTCACGAGATGCTCTTATCACCGGTCTGTTGTGAGTCATTGCCCCTGTGACGTTGTGTTGCGTTAGCATTAAAATCTACGTTATCTCGTGTACTCAAACAAATAGTTCAAGTTTATAAAGGGAAGAGATtaatttgttctgtttgtaaTAATGCTTTGATCCTGAGCGTTGCCGCTATAATAGGTTGAAACCGTTATGGCGCATGGGGTTTGTATGGAAACACGCGTGAGAATTATATTGCATGCATGCAGGGGCAAGTGGACAAATGAGTAGATGATTTAACCGTCATTAGGAAGGTGGCTTATGTCTGGAAAGGCTGGACCTTCGGTTAAGCTAACACTGCAGGTGCCGGTAGATGATTAAAAACTATGCCACATTATTCGCTGGACGGATCtttaagtaataaaaatttagtattaaaaaaagttagccattgtttttgaaaaattttcaCATGTTTCGATTTGGAAATGGtatcaaattgaaaaaaaaatgtctaaatattataaaacaaattctAGAAAGTCCattctttttaattaattacattcaGATGTGTGCCTCTCAGCTTCTGGCGTAATCTTGCGAATAAAAATGGGGTCGTATCGAACAAagttcttaaaaaaaagacCCAATAAGAATATATATCAAGGAGAAAAGTTTTATATTGACGCCGGAGGTGAATTGTTAACCGTGGGTTTTCGCTGATTCTCTGTTTCTCTGCCTCACCCTGTATATGAGCAgctattatatattatatattttaggAAAAATATCTTTATTGGCCTATTCTTTATATAAAAGACGAATAGGTAAAGGAAGAGTTAAACAGTAAAAACAGCAAGTTCGACCATCAATCGCAAGCTTTCGATGTGGCGAATTGATCACATGGCTTCGATGGTAGATTGCGATCGGGAAATTTATGCATCATTAAGTGTATTAGAATCAAGGTAATGGGTGTAAATGGTTGCAAACGTACCCATCATTTACCATTTAAGCCAGTTAACCAGCAGCAAGGGAGAGCGAGCCAATTTCttcaacaagcaaacaatcaataaaGAAAGTGGCTGTGTGTGAGGCTTTTGGAAGGACCACGTCAAACAATTCGCGTCTTTCGGATGTCAACAGTTGCTTAAAAACAGTTTGCCCAGTTCAGTTCAGAAAATTGCACCATCACGATTGTACAATTATGTTACAGTAGAACAAAAAAGACGAATATTTTGATCGAATTCTTCCGTTACCAGCATTATTCCTGAACCTTCGGCATAAATACGCTTATGGCTagtcttcatttgttttttttttgttaaactttCAATTctcatttttccaccaccacaCATCATGCGTGCACTTGTTGCCCGACGGCGGAACGTGTCCACTCGGACGCACTCGAAGGCCGTTTCGCCGTGGTCCACCAAGCTGCCTTTTCTTGACATTGACATTGCCCTACCCACCGCAGCGCAAGTGGTGgtcgatgttgttgctgttcttcGGGGTGTTTAATGTTGTCTCCTgcttatgttgttgttgtgtcggTTTCATTCGATTCTGTGGCATTCGTGCTAATGCTCAAACATCGCGCCCGATCTATTAAATCGCTTAGGAAGCGAATGCTCCAACGGTGGTGTCACGGTTACGGTCTAGGATCGCTGCAAAGACTGAAGCGCGTTCTGATGGcggaaaaaccaaaacttccAAAAATGGTTTCTTCACCTGACCCAACCCGAAGGTATGCGTGTGCCGTGTGTCGGGGTAGTAAATGGTAGTCGTCTCCACCCCGTAACGTACAGTCGGGCTGCACCCTCTAGTTTAAGATGGATTAGGCTGTGAACTTGTTTACCAAACAGCACAGTTTCGATTTCAGCTTCACCACACGGAACACACATCAAGCTCCGATGGTGCCTCTCTTCTTGAATCGTTCCGTTTTGTAACGTTCTTCTGGGAATGGAAGT
This region of Anopheles marshallii chromosome 2, idAnoMarsDA_429_01, whole genome shotgun sequence genomic DNA includes:
- the LOC128719441 gene encoding vanin-like protein 1, with the translated sequence MHKPPVRFCVLLLLLYVAPSKQQASTPGDPHYWAGVVEFSSAPVSGETAEASTANRLAQYLTIIDSGEANVTDVIVFPEGTLNGYGTASFVPHPRDYIAPCNNLQYERVVRDISCAARNRKKYIVINLTEKAHCPEQSDTRPCSPDGLYHFNTNVAFDREGVVVSRYRKFNLFGEAGINTTTYPEMANFDTDFGVRFGHFICFDLMFNEPALELVRLGITDFIFPTMWFSELPFLTASQIQQGWAFSNNVNLLAAGASFPGVGSTGTGVYAGRRGAITTVMNHEPQTKLYVTQVPKMNFPNAAINKKPEPKGTPAQMAKLVLKRDQIDKYTTKDLPMTSNAQLEERVCYQSHCCNFTINYSVKPNLQNTRYYRYKLAAYDAGRTFDGFADGHITTCAIFACSSTNYSDCSQRFGANEAYDEAVTFNAITIVAKFADNSDTFVLPNNVDTSIVPFDVSETEYVVVPSVGDPTPHNIVTYKLNNPHSDLYTFAIWARKFERYPISGASPSSLVSTLVLIAVGGVAALMRNVW